The nucleotide window tatttCTCCTATATAGGCGTTGCGTTAGGGAGAAAGGGTAAAACACAACTACCGTGCGAATTTATGGTGTCCCAAGGGTGGTATATCACGATAAATCCGCAGATACCGGTTTGAGCCTGAAATGAAAGTAACGTTGAATTCTCATTGGCTTTCGATTTCCTCTTCAAAATcccaacacctccaacgtgcTACTTGTTATTCAACGTTCAGTTTATATTACATTCACTACGCATAATATAACTATCACGCTATAAGTCTATAATAATATagtgtttagagagaaaatgAGACATATGTGTCGTGttcatataatatgtatgcaAGCTGCGATTGCATCAGGGTCGAGGGGACTCTTATGTACAAGTTGcacttttgttgaaatttattgttagattTCGGAGTTCATCCGAAAACCCAACATATACGCCATCATAAATGTATTCATCTGCTTTTTTCAGGAATTTTAAGACAGTATAACCTTCCCTGCCGAATGGCAATATTCACCGCAACTTATAAAGTTCAGGTTCATTAGTTACCGTTCGACTATTGTCCGGATGACGCAcatccattttttcttttttgcgaCACCACCAGTGAGCCGAACGATAtccttcaataaaattttcaatcttttaccTTGTATAGTCAACTAACATGCGTACGGTAATAATCTATTTAAcacaataaaaatcaattcacgCCGCTGTCGGTACACCGGCGATACATCTATGTGCGTATGTATGGCAAGGAATTAGACGAAGTATGTGTACCGCGGTCTCTCGTCTCCCCTGCCAATCAATGCGCTTTTCAAGTTGCCAATGAACGTCACTCGCGGTGATCTTCGTCATTAGACACACCGTCTTCGAGTCACACGGCGCTTTTCGTTTTCCAGCATGGAAGTCTCCTTCCCTTGGATGCGCAGCTGCTTGCTGAATCGGTCTCTGATGCCGACGCCGTCAACTGCGAGGACCTGCTCGATGTTCCTCGAGTTGAACCGACTGCGCCGAGAACCTCGAGTACGCCCGGAGATCCTCTCCATCTCGTCGAACTTTGCCTGCAGCCTCTGGGCGAGCTCAAAATCCTTTTTCTCCTGCAGGAGCAGCCTCTCTATCCGCCGCTGCTCTTGTacttcttcatcttcatcctcctcctcccccgcTTCTTCTTCTAGGTCTGAACATTGCATTTCAGACTCTTGGTGGGATTTCGTCGTCGTAGTTTTTTCGCCTTTCAACTCCCCGCCGCTTCTGGTCAAGGTTCTTGTAGACTTTCTGCTACCGTAGATCGCACCCGTCTCAACCACAGACTCCGAATCAACCTGCGAATCGGTGTCCTCGTCCTCGGATCTGGTACACCTGCCTTTCTTCTGCTGGGCACCAAGTCTCGGGTTGGTCGTTTGCTTCGCAGCTGACTTAGTCGTCTCTGTGAGCAGTTTTCGTACGGTCGCACTCTTTTTTTCGGTAGCCGTGCAACGCTGCTTCTCAGGCGCTTCCGTTTTCTGCAGTTTACTCTTAACACCGCGGGACATCTTCCGTTTTTTTATCCTCTCAGCAATATTTTCGACGGCTTCGTTGGGGCCATCCAACGGGAGAGACCAAGAATTGTTACTGGAGGAATTTGAACTTGACGCCTCGTCTCCGGAGTTGTTCGTTTTTTGGTCCGTATTCGTTTCCTCCCGGTCATTGCTGGACGAGCAACGTTTCCTCCGCTTGAACTTTGCTGGGCTGTCGTACTTTTGATGTGCCATTGAAAGTGCCACGTCCTCATCGAGGATCAACTTCTTGCTCACCTTAGTACCGTTTATTATCCTGTTTATGTTTTTTGCATAGTTTTTATTACCATCATATGGAATTTCTGTGGACAAATCCAGCCTGCGGACTGTCTCTGACACCTGAGATTTTGTTAATTTGCTCGGATTTGGCTGTGGTTGGTTCGGACAGTGTGATGTTGATGGTCTGCTTTCCGGTTCATCTTTCACAACATTGCTAGTGGTTGGACGATGCTctaatttcaacattttcttcgtttttcctgaaaaatcaaatttattgtataGTTCGGATGGAATGTGTCACAGTACAAATGATGTGGGTAGACACAGAATAAAACATTACCTTTGAACGCGCTGTAGGACCATGTCGACAATCGTTTCAACTCCATTGCTACTGGAGGTTTGGGAATGGCGTTTTGTACTTGTTGCAATGTGGCGACAACTCTGATCAGCTTTGGGTCAATTGGGCAACCATCTGAAAACGATTTCCAACTGTAAGCCTTGCATTGTTTACTATCCAGTTCTTTTTCAATAACATGTGATGATAATTTAACATCCAGCATTAAAAATTACCTGGCGTTACTCCTAGTGGTGTCCTCGGCATTGCTTTAATGGGTTTGAAATGGTGTATCTCTATGTTTATGCTGTCATGGCTGCAGCTACTCTCTGCACTTCCAATGCGCTGGTCATCCCCGCCAGTCGCCAAGCAAACCTCAACACCGAGACTTTTCGGTTTCCTGTTTAAGACGTCGCTGGGCACATGGAGCTCCTCCTTGCTCTGAGTGCCATAGATCTTCGAAGTCGAGCAGCTGGGCTTGGACACATAGCTCTGGGCTGGCAGTGACCTGATCTTGGTCGCGACTTGGTGTTTGGTTGACTTACTTGTAGGGCTCGTGAGCTGGTCGCATTTTGGGGATTGGAACTTGTCTGCAGGGCATTTATGGGAATTGGACATGCCTGCTTTTGCATCGGAGGCATACCTTTCCGCGCGCAGTTTAGAGATCAGAGCAATATTCGAATTCCACTCTACTCGCTCTGTCAACTTGGTCAACTCAGTCGCAGTCGACTTGGCGATTTGCATCTCTCTGTCGCATCCAGCTTCTCGCTCGTCGGCATGTTTCTCCCTCACCTTGACTTTGTCTCCAGTATGTCTCTTCGCTAAATCTTTTGCGACTGCGCGATCCTTGACCAACCGTGTGATATGTTGCCGCTCCTCTGCCTGTATCTTGTGAATCAATGCCTCGCTCGCAATTCGCTCCGCCTCTCGTAGCCGCCTTCTTTCCTCTTCTGCAAGTTCGAGTTGCGCCTCGTATTCCCGCCGAATCTCACCAGCTGCgctcaaaattttgtttgtcCTTCCAAATCCTaatgaaggaaaaataatggaCATTTTAAACTGGTTTGTTTACAAAATGGAAGTGGGAGGGGGAATTGGCGTTATTGTCAGTTGCGATACAAGATTGCTTATTTGCATTACAATTCGAAGCGAGATAGGACAGCTGGAGAGATGCATGAGATCCAAGAGCGAAGCTGTGGAGCAAGCAGACTGGCCGAGGGTGAGAAAATTAAGACTCAACTTATTTTTGAATGAGATATAATTTAGAGGTTATGTTTGTTTGTGGAGTCAGGACCTACCGGAATCGAGGTCAGTGTCAACGCCGTCGTGTTTAGCTTGTATTTCCTTGGAGAACCTGGTCTTGATCAGCGTCCATAGTTGGCCGTTGACGAGAGTGTCCGACTTGGTAGCCGTCCTTAGCCAGGAACCTACTCTGACTCTGCAGAGGGGACAGCTTAGGCTGTTGTGCTGTATCGTACCGTTGAGGCACCTCAGGCAGAGGCTGTGGGCACAAGGAAGGGTCACAGGCTCGATCAGGATTCCCCTGCACACGGGGCACATCAAGTCGGCAAGATTCAATTCCGCGGACGCGCGCGAAGGAAGGTCAAACAATTTTGACGTTGGTTTCAAATACGTCGCCATTTTTCCATCGCGAGTTTTTCTCTCAACTTTTTCAACTGCTCGGGATAGCAGAAGGAACGCTTAAAACTGGGATGGCGGCTACCGCGGTCCTCGTTCCGCCGTTCCGAGCGGATCCTGATTATTTTTGATGGAGGAAATTATGAAAGCTATACCCTCTGATCCTCCTGGTCTTTATTCTTTTATCACTCGACGTGCTATTCGATCCGACTTGAATTACTTCGTATTTACACATGCATGTATCTCTTGCATAGGGTCTTCTTGTCCATGTCCACTGTAGCCCAGTATTAACGCGAGGGAATCCGCCTACAGTGTGTAGGCATTGTTTTGCTACTTCTTATGACCTGCATTTTGTAAGGTTTATGACGAAAGCAGTGTCAATTGCTTATACACAGGTGGATTTAATTTGCCCAGATACTCATGAATACTTTGCGGACTGTTATATCTCTCGATCTGTTTCAAGTATAAGGTCAGGTTTTCTATATTACCTATGTATCCAATTTTACAATGTCGGTACATATCGCataactttttatttcatcaattcACTTATAATAAAGTTACTTTTTATGGAATGTACACTTTTCCGCAGAATGACGAAACCCTAGAGTGTCGCTTATTTACTGtgtttacgatttttttccgtCTCGCCCCCCAAGTTaccttcaaataattcaaaagcaattacctaattttttcagatatttacCTCAATTCAAACACGTGCCACCaagagggtggatttccccatttaaaatacacgtgtttcggacACATTTTGAGCATATATCTTATTGTAAAAGTAATCATGTTCAAAGAAATCCGTATCTGTGAGGTTTTAGTGgcattagtgctactatctgagaaaaaattcacatcatcataccagGTAATCTAGACAAATTGCACTTCctttaaataaaaagaaaaatgagattTCGAGGGTGTGCACTTCGTCTAGATTGCTTGATGatgacgtgaattttttctcagttaGTAGCACTAATGCCCGCTAAAACCTTCCAGTTATGGATTTTATTTgaacattattacttttacaataaaatatcagCTAAGATGTgtccgaaacacgtgtattttaaatgagGAAATCCACCATCTTGGTGGCACGTGTTAGAGTTGAGGtaagaatgtgaaaaaattaggcaattatatttgaattctttgaagttgatttggagggtgaaacggaaaaaattcgtcaacactcTAATGTATAGCCTATTTCATACAATTGCATGATCAAATCGCTAAATGGTACAAGTTTGGAACATGTCGCAcaatgtatacctatatcgcGGTATGTCTATTTTGCAACTTTCTTCAAGGATTGGCGCAGATTTTAGCTCGCTATATATATACGCTTGCAATCGTATACAGGTAAAATATCTAACTGCAGTAGGTCGAGCAAACAAATTTGGAAAACGCATATAATGCAATCTGGACGAACGGAGCAGCCCAAAGGCGAAATACTTTCCGCTGATGTTATTATTcttgtggaaaaataaatagcatTGCATACAACAATTGAGTAGCATTGTTTGCCCGTGCGGGGCCTGCTTTATATTGTGTTGCAATAAATTGCCGTAGATCTCAGTTCTTGTATATTACATGTGTTGGAACGAAAGGACGGCGTCGACCGACCACGGCGAAGGCAACGTGCCGAGCTCCCACCACGTGACCCGGTCAACGAATCACCCAGCATAATTTCTGCGGTCACGTTGCATGCGGCGTGGTTCGCGGCGCCCGCCGTCCCCCGTAACCCAGGAGGTGAACAACGTCGCTCTGCAGGTAAGCTCAGTTGGCTCAGTCACGGCGACCGAGAAATGCGTCAGTACCCCGTCAACACATCTCCATACTCTTAGTGTTCGTGTAATTTGCTGGTATCCCAGCTGTAACGTCGACCGACGATTTGcgacatatatttttttcctgtgCAGAAGCTGAttgatgaaagaaagaaaaaaaaaattcacgagcCGCAGTTAACTAGGAAACTAAAACACTGAAAAGCGAGACGTTGCTTTTTCTCATCTACAATATCGTGACCTTACTCGCAGGATCATTTTACGATCTATTGTAACGGATTAATCGTTTGtcgtgagtaaaaaattatttagctatttttttgtaaattttcagtCTCTGAAAACTGGGTGTGAGATACATTTGCGACCGGGAAAAATTCGCCACGGTTCGGAAAattacaatcaattttttttccgaccaAAGTACATATTAGTTGGGTATTGGACAATTTTTGGCCAACTCTTTCTAGCTAATACTTGTGATtgaattgtgataaaaaagaaaatgcacaaatgttattttgatttaaaaacaCGTGATCCATGCCCTGAAACGACGACTATATTATAAGCATACGTACTAAGGGCACAGCCTTCTTAACGCATGTAGGTGCGTGTAAAGATTTGAGAATTTGACAATATCGAGTTATGCGGTACACCGTATCTAgtaactaattgtaagcgCTCTGTCAGAGAAAGCTCGATGCGATGTATATCTAGGAAGAATTCCGTACCAAGTCCGGCAACATCAGATTCTACGACACTGTATAAAACTTAAAATATTAACGTCATTCACTGATCAGCCTACTTTTAATTGactaatatttcaaataaatatatttgagTTACTGCAGTACGTTCAAACTGATAATCAAATCACTTCAgattttggtaaattttacACACAAATCTGGAGATGTTATGATAAAAACGCACCAAGCAACTCCAAAATTAGAAGGCGCTTACAAAAGTATTTATAACTACGATAAAAACTGTACCTTTACATTGATCGGAATGAATTCACTGCAAAAATCCATAGCTAATAACTGAAGAAGCCATGGAAAGACGTATTTACCTGTCGTCTAAAAGTGTTGTACCTATAATTATACTCCCAGAGAAGGGTCAGTACAAAATTATAAGGGAGACACGTAACGTAGAATCTGCAGCTCAATATACATGGTCCCCTTCGCCGAAGGGTCACGTTTTCTCAACCTTACAATTAATCTGTATCGCGCTACTGTCAACATGACGATTAAGCTATAATTTTAGCGCGTCGTATTCGTTTCTAGATATTTGTTACGTATATAATAGAGATCTAAGAATATATTTACCaaataacaaatatttatgtatttatttattttcgtcttAATAGAAACTGCGATAGTATATTTATCAGTTATCAGTGATAAATCCAGCGCGCAGAACAATATACCTTTAATTGTATAATGGAATCTACTTAATTAATTGTAATGTCTTTATACATACCGGGACATTACGTGGACGCGCAACGTAACGACTCTGAACCATAGACTTATTCTGATGTCTCGGTATGTATAAAGAcattacaattaattaattagattccattatacaattataggtatattgtTCTGCGCGCTGGATTTATCACACATATCTGAGAATAACTTCAAATAACTGATAATTATGCTATCGCAGGTTTTATTgaatcgaaaataaataattaccgTCCACCTTGCACCCATGTGCTACAGTATTGCGCAAAAGATATATAAACCTGCAGCAGGTGCAGTTTAACCGAACGAAAAAATAAGCACAATCGTGGAATTCAACGTAACGTTGTAAGCGCCCACCGAGACCTAGTGGAGAAGATGACCGACGGTGAGAAGGCCCAGCATGGGGGTCTGAAACCGTTCCGGAGGGACGGCAAGAAGCACACCGTCCACTGGTTCCGGAAGGGGCTCAGACTCCATGACAATCCGGCCCTTCGGGAGGGACTTACAGGCGCCACGACCTTCCGGTGCGTGTTCGTTCTCGACCCGTGGTTCGCCGGCAGCACCAACGTCGGCATTAACAAGTGGCGGTATGATATTATCCGTATTGGAGAGATGCATTGAGCACACCTTTGCTAAAGAATCTCGGTTTACACGTTGCGACTGCCGTAGGTTCCTGCTGCAGTGTCTGGAGGACCTCGACCGGTCTTTGTGGAAGCTAAACTCCCGGCTTTTCGTTATTCGCGGACAACCAGCCGACGTGTTACCAAAACTCTTTAAAGAGTGGGGCACCACGGATCTCACCTTCGAAGAGGATCCCGAGCCGTTCGGACGGGTTCTCAACCAGAACATAACGACGCTCTGCGAGGAAATGGGCATATCGGTGGTGCAGAGGGTGTCCCACACGCTCTACAAACTGGACAGGTGAATAATTGTATCATGGCATTGGACAAACCGCGAGTAATTCTATGCGCATCCAgtgttttcaataatttctcatTATAGTATCATCGAGAAGAACGGAGGAAAGGCGCCTCTGACTTATCACCAGTTCCAGAATGTCGCAGCCGCGATGGACCCACCGCCACCGCCCGAGGCTTTGGTAACTTCCGAATTCACGACTGGAGCTTACACGCCTATCATGGTGAATCACAACGACGTGTACGGCGTGCCCACTCTAGAGGAGCTAGGTATGTGTATCAGGGTAGTTCTTATTTTGGTcatgtcggaatttttttgcGCTCACCCCCCAAAACTAAtcacatagaaaaaaaaaaaaaattggccgCAACGCCGAATTCGTCCGAGAACTCTAATACGCCCCGCCAAGTTGCGGAATTATTATATGGAAAAATGCGTGCATTTGAAGTTTTTTCGAAAGCAACTGTTGATTACTTTAACACTATGTATTATGGAAAAATTTCCTGCGACCATTTTGTATGAAtactctacaaaaaagatatTTCGGAAAAATTGTCGTACATCTAATATTTATCACGTTATCAGCGAAGAACTGTCTTAATTTTTTCGCTaataacgtgaaaaatattagatttacgaaaatttttcaaagcatCTCTTTTATAGAGCAACACATTTCTTGAAAAATAGgcacagaaattttttttatgatgcACTGTTTTAAAGTAATCAACagttcttaaaaaaatttcaaatgcatTTTCCATGTAAAAATTCGACTGTTTGGCGGAGCGTGTTAGAGTAATTGGACAAATTCTGGGTTGcggccaattttttttctatgtatCTTGATTACTTTTGGGAGGTAAGCACAAAGAAATTCTGATCTGACGAAAATAAGAACCACACTAATGTTTACCGATAAATAATCACTGCCCTTTGCGATGGGAATATGAGAAGGGATCACCTGCATCGCAGATTCTTTCAGGCTTCGAGACCGAGAATTTGCTGCCTCCTGTTTGGATCGGCGGCGAGACTGAAGCCCTGGTGAGGCTTGAGTATCACCTCGCACGTAGATATTGGGTGGCAAGCTTCGGCCGTCCCAAAATGACCCCGCAATCGCTTCTCGCGAGTCAGACAGGCCTTTCTCCTTATCTCCGTTTCGGCTGTCTCAGCACGAGACTCTTTTTCTACCAGCTCACGGACTTGTACAAAAAGGTTTTGCGTGTCTGTTTCTGGGGTAAACACAAATGTGGATGATTAAAAAGGTACATAACGAGAGGTGGTGATCAATTTCGCAGATTAAGAAAGCCGTGCCGCCATTGTCGCTTCACGGGCAGCTGCTGTGGcgggaatttttttactgCGCCGCTACGCGGAATCCGAGCTTCGACAGGATGCAGGGTAACCCGATTTGCGTTCAGATACCGTGGGACAAGAATGCCGAGGCGCTCGCCAAGTGGGCGAACGTGAGTTTGCTATACGACAAAATTTGGTCGCCTGTATAGTGGCTACACAGATAAATCTCCACGACAGGGTCAAACAGGGTTTCCCTGGATCGATGCAATTATGACTCAGCTCCGAGAGGAAGGCTGGATTCATCATCTGACGAGGCATGCAGTCGCGTGTTTCCTGACCAGAGGGGATCTCTGGTTATCCTGGGAGGAGGGGATgaaggtatacatatatcgtatAGGATTTGTTAAGATTCAGCCGGTTGGCAATAGTCGTCTTATCTCAATGTTacatggattttttttataacaaaccCATGATCCTGCACCAGGTATTCGACGAACTTCTCCTGGATGCCGACTGGTCCGTAAACGCCGGTATGTGGATGTGGCTCTCCTGTAGTTCGTTTTTCCAGCAATTCTTCCACTGCTACTGTCCTGTCCGGTTTGGCCGTAAAGCCGACCCCAACGGCGACTACATAAGGTGAGAATACCGTCGACCCGCAAGCGATCGAGCATATAATCAACCTGGCTCTTCGCTTCTTCAGGCGCTACGTGCCAGCCTTGAAGACCTTTCCAGCAAAGTACATACACGAGCCGTGGAACGCGCCGCAGAGCATTCAGCAGACGGCCAAATGCATAATTGGGAAGGACTATCCACTGCCGATGGTCGACCACGGGAAGAGTTCGCGGATAAATATCGAGCGTATGAAGCAGGTCTACCAGCAGCTCAACAAGTACAGGGGAAATGGTAGGTATCCTTGCACCCCTCACTGTCGATATTCGATAACGTAGATATATTTTTGACAGGACTCCCAGGCACGAGGGGAGAAACAATAGGTGGGTTAAACACGGTTTGCTCGTGGATTATGCACTTAATTTCACAGCTACAGCATGGTATTATTGTGTCTTATACATAAACTGTGTGTATATAGTAAGACAAAGTACCGTTTTACcaaccttttcttctcttttgtaattattacggCGTAGTTTCGAACGATTGGCAAACTTATGACAGTGAGTTTTATTCTTTCCGATCAAGAAGGACTGCTAAATTGTACGCTAGCGACAGCCACACTTCCCCAGTCGGAAGAAGATGAGAAACATAAGCATCAGACGACGAGTAACCCTTCCCTGAGTCCCGCTAGACACCAGAAAACCATTTGCAGCATCCTATCCATGGTGACCCTCCGCCAGCTAGACCAGACCGCTGAATTCCCATCCTCTGAGATGGACTGATCATCGCATCTTCCTACTTGCGCGGATTCTGTTGAGCCGTGTACATAAACAGCTATAACatgtatgtaaataataatataagtatacatatagtacTGTACATTATAATTGGTGCTTCGCCGGGTGATGATGCATCAGATCTAGATTGGCGAAGATTTGACTGTTCCAAGTCGATC belongs to Neodiprion lecontei isolate iyNeoLeco1 chromosome 5, iyNeoLeco1.1, whole genome shotgun sequence and includes:
- the LOC107220832 gene encoding cryptochrome-1 isoform X5 — its product is MTDGEKAQHGGLKPFRRDGKKHTVHWFRKGLRLHDNPALREGLTGATTFRCVFVLDPWFAGSTNVGINKWRFLLQCLEDLDRSLWKLNSRLFVIRGQPADVLPKLFKEWGTTDLTFEEDPEPFGRVLNQNITTLCEEMGISVVQRVSHTLYKLDSIIEKNGGKAPLTYHQFQNVAAAMDPPPPPEALVTSEFTTGAYTPIMVNHNDVYGVPTLEELGFETENLLPPVWIGGETEALVRLEYHLARRYWVASFGRPKMTPQSLLASQTGLSPYLRFGCLSTRLFFYQLTDLYKKVLRIKKAVPPLSLHGQLLWREFFYCAATRNPSFDRMQGNPICVQIPWDKNAEALAKWANGQTGFPWIDAIMTQLREEGWIHHLTRHAVACFLTRGDLWLSWEEGMKVFDELLLDADWSVNAGMWMWLSCSSFFQQFFHCYCPVRFGRKADPNGDYIRRYVPALKTFPAKYIHEPWNAPQSIQQTAKCIIGKDYPLPMVDHGKSSRINIERMKQVYQQLNKYRGNEGLLNCTLATATLPQSEEDEKHKHQTTSNPSLSPARHQKTICSILSMVTLRQLDQTAEFPSSEMD
- the LOC107220832 gene encoding cryptochrome-1 isoform X6 — encoded protein: MTDGEKAQHGGLKPFRRDGKKHTVHWFRKGLRLHDNPALREGLTGATTFRCVFVLDPWFAGSTNVGINKWRFLLQCLEDLDRSLWKLNSRLFVIRGQPADVLPKLFKEWGTTDLTFEEDPEPFGRVLNQNITTLCEEMGISVVQRVSHTLYKLDSIIEKNGGKAPLTYHQFQNVAAAMDPPPPPEALVTSEFTTGAYTPIMVNHNDVYGVPTLEELGFETENLLPPVWIGGETEALVRLEYHLARRYWVASFGRPKMTPQSLLASQTGLSPYLRFGCLSTRLFFYQLTDLYKKVLRIKKAVPPLSLHGQLLWREFFYCAATRNPSFDRMQGNPICVQIPWDKNAEALAKWANGQTGFPWIDAIMTQLREEGWIHHLTRHAVACFLTRGDLWLSWEEGMKVFDELLLDADWSVNAGMWMWLSCSSFFQQFFHCYCPVRFGRKADPNGDYIRRYVPALKTFPAKYIHEPWNAPQSIQQTAKCIIGKDYPLPMVDHGKSSRINIERMKQVYQQLNKYRGNGLLNCTLATATLPQSEEDEKHKHQTTSNPSLSPARHQKTICSILSMVTLRQLDQTAEFPSSEMD
- the LOC107220832 gene encoding cryptochrome-1 isoform X7 — protein: MTDGEKAQHGGLKPFRRDGKKHTVHWFRKGLRLHDNPALREGLTGATTFRCVFVLDPWFAGSTNVGINKWRFLLQCLEDLDRSLWKLNSRLFVIRGQPADVLPKLFKEWGTTDLTFEEDPEPFGRVLNQNITTLCEEMGISVVQRVSHTLYKLDSIIEKNGGKAPLTYHQFQNVAAAMDPPPPPEALVTSEFTTGAYTPIMVNHNDVYGVPTLEELGFETENLLPPVWIGGETEALVRLEYHLARRYWVASFGRPKMTPQSLLASQTGLSPYLRFGCLSTRLFFYQLTDLYKKVLRIKKAVPPLSLHGQLLWREFFYCAATRNPSFDRMQGNPICVQIPWDKNAEALAKWANGQTGFPWIDAIMTQLREEGWIHHLTRHAVACFLTRGDLWLSWEEGMKVFDELLLDADWSVNAGMWMWLSCSSFFQQFFHCYCPVRFGRKADPNGDYIRRYVPALKTFPAKYIHEPWNAPQSIQQTAKCIIGKDYPLPMVDHGKSSRINIERMKQVYQQLNKYRGNGLPGTRGETIVSNDWQTYDSEFYSFRSRRTAKLYASDSHTSPVGRR
- the LOC107220832 gene encoding cryptochrome-1 isoform X4; the encoded protein is MTDGEKAQHGGLKPFRRDGKKHTVHWFRKGLRLHDNPALREGLTGATTFRCVFVLDPWFAGSTNVGINKWRFLLQCLEDLDRSLWKLNSRLFVIRGQPADVLPKLFKEWGTTDLTFEEDPEPFGRVLNQNITTLCEEMGISVVQRVSHTLYKLDSIIEKNGGKAPLTYHQFQNVAAAMDPPPPPEALVTSEFTTGAYTPIMVNHNDVYGVPTLEELGFETENLLPPVWIGGETEALVRLEYHLARRYWVASFGRPKMTPQSLLASQTGLSPYLRFGCLSTRLFFYQLTDLYKKIKKAVPPLSLHGQLLWREFFYCAATRNPSFDRMQGNPICVQIPWDKNAEALAKWANGQTGFPWIDAIMTQLREEGWIHHLTRHAVACFLTRGDLWLSWEEGMKVFDELLLDADWSVNAGMWMWLSCSSFFQQFFHCYCPVRFGRKADPNGDYIRRYVPALKTFPAKYIHEPWNAPQSIQQTAKCIIGKDYPLPMVDHGKSSRINIERMKQVYQQLNKYRGNGLPGTRGETIGLLNCTLATATLPQSEEDEKHKHQTTSNPSLSPARHQKTICSILSMVTLRQLDQTAEFPSSEMD
- the LOC107220832 gene encoding cryptochrome-1 isoform X1 is translated as MTDGEKAQHGGLKPFRRDGKKHTVHWFRKGLRLHDNPALREGLTGATTFRCVFVLDPWFAGSTNVGINKWRFLLQCLEDLDRSLWKLNSRLFVIRGQPADVLPKLFKEWGTTDLTFEEDPEPFGRVLNQNITTLCEEMGISVVQRVSHTLYKLDSIIEKNGGKAPLTYHQFQNVAAAMDPPPPPEALVTSEFTTGAYTPIMVNHNDVYGVPTLEELGFETENLLPPVWIGGETEALVRLEYHLARRYWVASFGRPKMTPQSLLASQTGLSPYLRFGCLSTRLFFYQLTDLYKKVLRIKKAVPPLSLHGQLLWREFFYCAATRNPSFDRMQGNPICVQIPWDKNAEALAKWANGQTGFPWIDAIMTQLREEGWIHHLTRHAVACFLTRGDLWLSWEEGMKVFDELLLDADWSVNAGMWMWLSCSSFFQQFFHCYCPVRFGRKADPNGDYIRRYVPALKTFPAKYIHEPWNAPQSIQQTAKCIIGKDYPLPMVDHGKSSRINIERMKQVYQQLNKYRGNGLPGTRGETIEGLLNCTLATATLPQSEEDEKHKHQTTSNPSLSPARHQKTICSILSMVTLRQLDQTAEFPSSEMD
- the LOC107220832 gene encoding cryptochrome-1 isoform X3, producing MTDGEKAQHGGLKPFRRDGKKHTVHWFRKGLRLHDNPALREGLTGATTFRCVFVLDPWFAGSTNVGINKWRFLLQCLEDLDRSLWKLNSRLFVIRGQPADVLPKLFKEWGTTDLTFEEDPEPFGRVLNQNITTLCEEMGISVVQRVSHTLYKLDSIIEKNGGKAPLTYHQFQNVAAAMDPPPPPEALVTSEFTTGAYTPIMVNHNDVYGVPTLEELGFETENLLPPVWIGGETEALVRLEYHLARRYWVASFGRPKMTPQSLLASQTGLSPYLRFGCLSTRLFFYQLTDLYKKIKKAVPPLSLHGQLLWREFFYCAATRNPSFDRMQGNPICVQIPWDKNAEALAKWANGQTGFPWIDAIMTQLREEGWIHHLTRHAVACFLTRGDLWLSWEEGMKVFDELLLDADWSVNAGMWMWLSCSSFFQQFFHCYCPVRFGRKADPNGDYIRRYVPALKTFPAKYIHEPWNAPQSIQQTAKCIIGKDYPLPMVDHGKSSRINIERMKQVYQQLNKYRGNGLPGTRGETIEGLLNCTLATATLPQSEEDEKHKHQTTSNPSLSPARHQKTICSILSMVTLRQLDQTAEFPSSEMD
- the LOC107220832 gene encoding cryptochrome-1 isoform X2, which codes for MTDGEKAQHGGLKPFRRDGKKHTVHWFRKGLRLHDNPALREGLTGATTFRCVFVLDPWFAGSTNVGINKWRFLLQCLEDLDRSLWKLNSRLFVIRGQPADVLPKLFKEWGTTDLTFEEDPEPFGRVLNQNITTLCEEMGISVVQRVSHTLYKLDSIIEKNGGKAPLTYHQFQNVAAAMDPPPPPEALVTSEFTTGAYTPIMVNHNDVYGVPTLEELGFETENLLPPVWIGGETEALVRLEYHLARRYWVASFGRPKMTPQSLLASQTGLSPYLRFGCLSTRLFFYQLTDLYKKVLRIKKAVPPLSLHGQLLWREFFYCAATRNPSFDRMQGNPICVQIPWDKNAEALAKWANGQTGFPWIDAIMTQLREEGWIHHLTRHAVACFLTRGDLWLSWEEGMKVFDELLLDADWSVNAGMWMWLSCSSFFQQFFHCYCPVRFGRKADPNGDYIRRYVPALKTFPAKYIHEPWNAPQSIQQTAKCIIGKDYPLPMVDHGKSSRINIERMKQVYQQLNKYRGNGLPGTRGETIGLLNCTLATATLPQSEEDEKHKHQTTSNPSLSPARHQKTICSILSMVTLRQLDQTAEFPSSEMD